In Yersinia enterocolitica subsp. enterocolitica, one DNA window encodes the following:
- a CDS encoding TA system antitoxin ParD family protein, with amino-acid sequence MATSIRLDDDFVSDVKVHADAASRSVPKQIEHWAKIGRIAEDNPDLPYSLILESLLAQSEVDNHKVTRYVRRTARK; translated from the coding sequence ATGGCTACCAGTATTCGTTTAGACGACGACTTTGTTAGCGACGTAAAGGTTCATGCTGATGCTGCAAGTCGCAGTGTTCCAAAGCAGATTGAACATTGGGCAAAGATAGGGCGTATAGCCGAAGATAACCCTGACTTGCCTTACAGTTTAATTCTTGAATCTCTACTGGCGCAAAGCGAGGTCGATAACCACAAGGTTACGCGCTATGTCAGAAGAACAGCACGAAAGTGA
- a CDS encoding type II toxin-antitoxin system RelE/ParE family toxin, producing the protein MSEEQHESEIDVYETRRFTKALAKLPEAHLVVVEDEIEKIIKNPIIGEQKKGDLSYLRVHKFQLNNQLILLGYSWLEDKIELYLLSLGSHENFFQEQKQQRKADLKLIS; encoded by the coding sequence ATGTCAGAAGAACAGCACGAAAGTGAGATTGACGTTTATGAAACTCGTCGATTCACAAAGGCATTAGCAAAACTACCAGAGGCTCACTTGGTGGTGGTGGAAGATGAAATCGAAAAGATTATCAAAAATCCCATTATAGGTGAGCAGAAAAAGGGGGATCTCAGTTATCTCCGCGTCCATAAGTTTCAGCTTAATAACCAGCTTATTTTGCTGGGATATAGCTGGTTAGAAGATAAAATCGAGCTTTACTTACTAAGTTTAGGTTCGCACGAAAACTTCTTTCAGGAACAAAAGCAGCAACGTAAAGCCGATCTCAAGTTAATTAGCTAG